The proteins below come from a single Vidua chalybeata isolate OUT-0048 chromosome 1, bVidCha1 merged haplotype, whole genome shotgun sequence genomic window:
- the STMND1 gene encoding LOW QUALITY PROTEIN: stathmin domain-containing protein 1 (The sequence of the model RefSeq protein was modified relative to this genomic sequence to represent the inferred CDS: inserted 4 bases in 4 codons; deleted 2 bases in 1 codon): MGYNISIQAAVAELHSEGLQNILMFTSSEDTLLTNEFISKSSPLEERERQKSSXLEELRMXITKIQSTTARTVEAYENKRDALGKTPKKPPTKLEKXFGNEKVGDFTVKDMKPSCLLLLKQRNKKKQTEKDCLGFASQGGTDXPQPSPLDAEPGLLLKKITAVDRTNNYTEEDTVTESVTYSCINESIWVCLANIKNSSVLCKCLF, translated from the exons ATGGGCTACAATATTTCTATCCAGgctgcagtggcagagctgcatTCTGAGGGACTACAGAACA TTTTAATGTTTACATCTTCTGAGGACACACTGCTCACCAATGAGTTCATCAGTAAATCATCACCCttagaggaaagagagaggcaAAAATCAT CTCTTGAGGAGCTGAGGA TCATAACCAAGATTCAAAGTACCACTGCCAGAACTGTAGAAGCATATGAGAACAAG AGAGATGCCCTGGGAAAGACACCGAAGAAACCCCCAActaagctggaaa aatttggaaatgagAAAGTGGGTGATTTTACAGTGAAGGACATGAAGCCTTCTTGTTTGCTTCTACTGAAGCAAAGAAACAA aaaaaaacagactgaaaaggACTGCCTGGGTTTTGCAAGTCAGGGAGGTACAG ACCCTCAGCCCTCACCTTTAGATGCTGAGCCAGGGcttctgctgaagaaaataaCTGCAGTAGACAGAACAAACAATTATACTGAGGAGGACACTGTCACTGAGTCT GTAACTTACAGCTGCATCAATGAATCAATCTGGGTCTGTCTTGCAAATATAAAGAACTCCTCTGTTCTCTGCAAATGTCTTTTTTGA